One window of Vitis riparia cultivar Riparia Gloire de Montpellier isolate 1030 chromosome 5, EGFV_Vit.rip_1.0, whole genome shotgun sequence genomic DNA carries:
- the LOC117914019 gene encoding G-type lectin S-receptor-like serine/threonine-protein kinase LECRK1 has product MAATILLLLSLLPVHFLLGSHAQLQENISLGSSFDTNTNSSWLSPSGEFAFGFYRVAGGLFLVGIWFDKIPEKTLVWSANRDDPAPAGSSINFTVAGSLVMTVPNGTVTQIYNGDTKAANSASLQNNGNLVLTSSSSVVWQSFDNPTDTLLPGQTVPWDHRLYSNANGTVDYSTGKFMLEMGTDGNLVLSAFRWADNGYWNIDTEQSNVSLVFNESTALMYLTNLTSIISQLTTNVSTPVDSYYHRATVEDTGNFQQYIYPKVNGSGWTSVWKAVTEPCSVNGICGVYGYCTILDSQNVNCSCLPGYSLMDPNIPSKGCYPDVPPQQCSKSSSAVTNYTIQVIDSADIVNNLFTEMTRLYNSNLEECRQAVMDDCYCMAATLTTDNVCRKKRIPFMNARKSSPSTDGIQAIIKVPVKTDGQIAGKKEPRSQMILKVCLSISAILAFLFAAAAIYNHPIARRSRARKVLANAAEINLNKFTYRELHEATDGFKNKIGRGSFGTVYSGILNLEDKQVKIAVKKLERVMEQGDKEFLTEVRVIGQTHHKNLVKLLGFCDEQSHRLLVYELMTNGTLSGFLFAEGEKPCWDHRAQIVLAIARGLSYLHDECETQIIHCDIKPQNVLLDSQFNAKIADFGLAKLLMKDQTRTSTNVRGTMGYMAPEWLKNAPVTAKVDVYSFGVLLLEIICCRRHIELNRVEEESEEDDLILVDWVLTCVRKGKLEAVVKHDPEVSDDFKRFERMAMVGLWCVHPDPVLRPTMKKVIQMLEGTVEVAVPPLVHAPTF; this is encoded by the coding sequence ATGGCAGCCACCATACTTCTTTTGCTGTCTCTATTACCGGTACACTTCTTGCTTGGCTCCCATGCCCAATTGCAGGAAAACATAAGCTTAGGGTCCAGCTTCGACACCAACACAAATTCGTCCTGGCTCTCACCCTCAGGCGAGTTTGCATTCGGGTTCTACCGTGTCGCTGGTGGCCTGTTTCTTGTTGGAATTTGGTTCGATAAAATTCCTGAGAAAACCCTTGTTTGGTCAGCAAATCGGGATGATCCAGCCCCTGCTGGATCCTCCATCAACTTCACGGTCGCTGGAAGCCTTGTGATGACGGTACCCAACGGAACCGTCACCCAAATATACAACGGCGACACCAAGGCTGCAAATTCAGCTTCCTTGCAAAACAATGGCAACCTTGTCTTAACGAGCTCTTCAAGTGTGGTGTGGCAAAGCTTTGATAACCCAACGGACACTCTCTTACCGGGCCAGACAGTTCCATGGGACCATAGGCTCTACTCCAATGCTAACGGAACTGTGGACTACTCTACCGGAAAATTCATGCTAGAGATGGGTACTGATGGAAATTTGGTCCTATCTGCATTCCGATGGGCAGATAATGGTTACTGGAATATTGATACTGAACAGTCCAACGTTAGTCTTGTGTTCAATGAAAGCACAGCATTGATGTATCTTACCAATTTAACTTCCATCATTAGCCAGTTGACGACGAATGTGTCAACACCAGTTGACAGCTATTATCACAGAGCAACTGTAGAAGACACCGGAAATTTCCAGCAGTATATATACCCTAAGGTAAATGGCAGCGGATGGACAAGTGTTTGGAAAGCGGTCACTGAACCTTGCTCTGTCAATGGTATTTGCGGTGTTTACGGCTACTGTACCATTCTCGATAGTCAAAATGTTAATTGCAGCTGTCTTCCAGGTTATTCTCTCATGGATCCTAATATTCCTTCCAAAGGATGCTATCCAGATGTCCCACCCCAACAGTGCTCCAAGAGCTCATCTGCTGTGACAAATTATACCATACAAGTGATTGATAGTGCGGATATTGTGAACAACTTATTCACAGAAATGACTCGACTATACAATTCTAATTTGGAGGAATGCAGACAGGCAGTCATGGATGATTGCTATTGCATGGCAGCAACCCTAACAACAGACAATGTTTGCCGCAAGAAGAGGATTCCTTTTATGAATGCCAGGAAGAGCAGCCCTTCTACTGATGGGATACAAGCTATCATCAAGGTGCCAGTGAAGACTGATGGTCAAATAGCGGGGAAGAAAGAGCCTCGTTCTCAGATGATTCTGAAGGTATGCCTTTCCATAAGCGCCATTCTTGCTTTCCTATTCGCTGCCGCTGCAATATATAATCACCCTATAGCTAGACGATCCAGAGCAAGGAAAGTCCTTGCAAACGCTGCAGAGATCAACCTGAACAAATTCACATATAGGGAGTTGCATGAAGCAACCGATGGGTTCAAAAACAAAATCGGAAGAGGATCATTCGGGACAGTATATAGTGGGATTCTAAATTTAGAGGATAAGCAGGTAAAGATTGCTGTGAAGAAGCTGGAGAGAGTGATGGAACAAGGTGACAAAGAATTTCTGACAGAGGTGAGGGTAATAGGCCAAACCCATCACAAAAATTTAGTCAAGCTGTTGGGTTTCTGTGATGAGCAAAGTCACAGACTTCTAGTCTATGAGCTGATGACAAATGGGACTCTGTCTGGTTTTCTATTTGCCGAGGGTGAGAAACCATGCTGGGATCATAGAGCTCAAATAGTTCTGGCAATTGCACGTGGGCTCTCGTATTTACATGATGAATGTGAAACCCAGATCATCCACTGTGATATAAAGCCCCAGAACGTGTTACTTGATAGTCAATTCAATGCCAAGATTGCAGACTTTGGCCTGGCGAAGCTACTGATGAAAGATCAGACTAGAACAAGCACCAATGTGAGAGGAACAATGGGATACATGGCACCAGAATGGCTCAAAAATGCTCCAGTAACGGCCAAGGTTGATGTCTACAGTTTTGGGGTGCTGCTGCTTGAGATCATATGCTGCAGAAGGCACATAGAGCTGAACCGGGTTGAGGAAGAATCGGAAGAAGATGACCTTATTCTCGTAGATTGGGTTCTGACTTGTGTGAGAAAGGGTAAGCTAGAGGCGGTGGTTAAGCATGATCCAGAAGTGTCGGATGATTTCAAAAGGTTCGAGAGAATGGCAATGGTTGGTTTGTGGTGTGTTCATCCGGACCCAGTTCTACGTCCAACCATGAAGAAGGTGATTCAGATGTTGGAAGGCACAGTGGAGGTGGCCGTCCCACCCCTGGTCCATGCCCCAACATTCTGA